CATCTGCTCGAATCCGCCGGCCTGCGATGCGGACTCATCGGCACGGTCGCGGTCGACGTGGGCGAAGTTTCGCGTTCCGAGTTTCGAGTTTCGAGTTCAGATGACGCTCCAGCCACGACGACGGCCGCGCCCCCCAACTCGAAACTCAAAACTCCAAACTCGGAACTTCCCCAAAACACCACCCCCGGTGCGATTGAGTTTGTTCGTCTGCTGTCGCGGATGGTGGCAAACGGTTGCCAGGCTGCCGTGGCGGAGGTGTCTTCGCATGCGCTGCATCAGGGCCGGGCCGACGCGCTGCGGTTTGATGCGGTGGTGTTCACCAACCTCTCGGGCGATCACCTGGACTATCACCAGACGATGGCAGCGTACGCCGAGGCGAAGGCTCACTTGTTCACGTTGCTCAAGCCGATCGGCAGAGCGATTGTGAACGCGGACGATCAATATGCCGAGGCGATGCTGGCAGCAGCGCCCGAGGGCGCTCGCGTGGTGCGTTGCAGTCGGCTGGAAACGGGGTCAGCCGGCGACAGTGCCGACATCGTGTCGGATGTGCAGCGCGTCGGCGCGACGGTGTTGCACGCCTCGGCCGAGGGCAGCGATGCACGCTTCGACGGGCCCTGGGGTTCGATGCAGGTGATGCTCCCGCTGGTGGGTCCGCACAACGTGATGAACACGTTGCAAGCCATCGCCGCCGCCCACGCGGTCTGCGATCTCGGCAGCACGCTTCGCCAGGCACTGACCACCTGCCCGCCCGTGCCGGGTCGGCTTGAGAAAGTTCCGAGTTCCGAGTTTCGAGTTTCGAGTTCAGATGATGCACCCGTATCGACCACGGGTACGCCTCCCAACTCGAAACTTCCCACCGTTCTCGTCGATTATGCTCACACGCACGACGCGCTGGACAACGTGTTGCGTGCGCTGCGGCCGTTGACGAAGGGTCGGCTGATCGTGCTCTTCGGCTGCGGCGGAGATCGCGATCGCACGAAGCGGCCGAAGATGGCGCGGGTTGCGCAGCAGTGGGCCGACGTGATTTTCGTCACGTCTGACAACCCGCGCACGGAAGATCCGCAAAGTATCATCGACGACATCACCGAAGGCTTTACCTCTTCCCCCGAGGCAGCGCGGCTTAAGCCGCGATGCCCTGCCCCCGAAACCACACCCGCAAGCATTCCCACAATCCACATCGAGCCCGACCGCGCTCGCGCGATCCGCGCTGCGATCGACGCCGGCGGTGCGGATGACACGGTCTTGCTTGCGGGCAAGGGCCATGAGGATTACCAGATCCTCGGCAAGGACAAACATCATTTTGACGATCGCGAACACGCCGCGGCTGCGCTGGCGCGGTGGCGGTCTGATCGATCGTCGCCCGCGAGTGTTGTTGAAACGTCAACGCCGCCTTGCCAATCGTGATCCGCATGCACACGCCCGCCACCATTCCGCCGCAGCCGCCGTCATCTGATCACGAATCGGACGATGCGCTGGGTATGGCGCGACGTTTCTGGACGCCGCGCCACATCGCCGAGGTGACGGGGGGGCGATGGCTGCGTAAGCCGAGCGATCTCGATCGGCCGTTGGCGGGCTTGTCGATCGACACGCGCACGATCGGTGCGGACGAGGTTTTCCTTGCCATCGTCGGCCCACGGTTCGACGGCCATAACTTCCTCCCCGCCGCCGCCGCCGCGGGGGCTGCGATGGCGATTGTTGAGGAAGTTTCGAGCTCTGATGATGTTGCCGACTCTAAACTTCCCTTACTTCACGTGGACAGCGCGGTTGAGGCGTTGCATCGTCTTGCAGGCGCGTGGCGGGACGTGCTCGCCGCGGCGGGCTGTCGTGTGATCGCGGTCGTCGGCTCGAACGGCAAGACCACGACGCGACATCTGGTGCACACGGCGTTAAATAAGAGCGTGGTTTCTGGTTCCAAGGCAGACGATCAGTCGTCACAACGAGAAACCAGAGACCAGAAAGCAGAAACCGCTGCGCAGCGGCTCGAAGGCACGCAATCGCCGCGCAGTTTCAACAACCATCTGGGGGTGCCGTTGACGCTGCTGGCGGCGCGGGCGGAGCATGATTTTGTGGTCGCGGAGATCGGGACGAATCACCCCGGCGAGATCGCGGCGCTGGCGTCGATCGCTCGGCCGAGCGCGGCGGTGATCACCAGCGTCGGCCGAGAGCATATGGAACACTTCGGCACGCTCGAAGCGGTCGCCCGCGAAGAGGCGGCCGTGCTCGACCACCTCGTCGAGCAGGGGCTCGCCGTGATTGAGGCCGAAGCGATGCAGCGGATCGCTGGCGTTCGCGCGATGCCCGAACATGTGCATGTCGTCCGCTTTGGCGAAGGCGATGACGCGGACGTTCGCTATGAAAACCTGAGCGAAACGCCCGTCGGGCTGCGGTTTGATGTGGTGGGCGATGCGGTGTCGGCGTCGAATCAAACATCAAAGGTCGGCCGGGAGGCGATGACGCTTCCGTTGCTCGGCAGGCATAACGCGAGCAACGCGCTGGCGGCCGTGGTGGTGGGGCGATGGATGGGTGTATCGCTTGATGAGTTGGCGAAGCAGCTTGCGGGCACGTCAGCAGTGCCGGGTCGGCTGGAAGTGCGTCGCGTCGGCCTGCCGACCGCAGCGGTGCTCGTGTTGCACGACGCGTACAACGCCAATCCCGATTCGATGCAAGCCGCGATTCGGACATTGGTCAACGTCCAGGCGACGACTGCCGACACAAACCAGAAACCAAAAACCAAAAACGAGAAACCAAAGGCCGCTGCCCCTCGTCGTATCGCGATTCTGGGTGACATGGCTGAGCTTGGTAAGCATGGCCCGGACGCGCATCGTCAACTGGGGGAGGAACTGGTCAAGCAGGGCGACGCGATCGATCTGGTGTTGCTCGTCGGGCAACTGACGTTGTTCACCGCGGAGGCGTTGTCACGCCGATGGCCTAACGAGCGCGTGCACGTGCTCGGCCCGCTGAACGACGCGGCGGCGCAGCGCATCGCGGACATGCTCAAGCCTGGCGATATCGTGCTGCTCAAAGCGTCGCGCAGCGTAGCGCTCGAACGCGTGCTGCCTGCGATTGAACAGCGGTTTGCAACATGATGCTATTCGTGGCCGATTGCTCGCGCGACGTCGTCGTGGGGGATGGGCTTTCGATTACGATGACGAGAACGAGAACGATACTGTTTTTTGATGATTAATTTCTGAACTCATGCTTTACCTGCTTGTCGATCGCTTTCGTGACTGGATTGAACAGACGCCGCTGCTCAGTGGGCTGCGTGTGTTTCAGTTCGTGGAATTTCGCGCGATCATGGCGGTCATCATCGCGTTCGGCATTGTCGTGCTGCTGGGCAATCGCACGATCCGTTGGCTGCTGACGCAAAAGATCGGCGACAACCCTGAGTTCTATCACAAAGACCTCAACCAGATCATGCGCCAAAAGGCGAACACGCCCACGATGGGCGGCATTCTCATCGCTGGTGCGATCTTCGGGACGACGCTGCTGCTGGCGAACCTTGCGAGCTTTTACGTGGCGATGGCGATGATCTGCCTGGTCTGGCTGTTCCTGATGGGGCTGGTGGATGACTGGCTGAAGCTGACGAGCGCCCGCCGCAAGCCCGGCTCGCGCGAGGGGCTGTATTCGGGCGAGAAGCTGCTGCTGCAGATCGGCCTGGCGGTGGTGCTGGGTTTGTTCACGCATCATCACGGCGGGCAGAAGTTTGAGATCGACGAACGGCCGATGGTCGCGGCGATCGCGAGCGATGACGCGGACGCGATCGCATATCAGCGCGAACAGCAGCAGCGCGATCTTCGGGAAATTCAAGCGATGAGTCGCAGTCTGAACCTGCCGTTCCTCAAGTCGTGGGTGCAGGAGGATGATCGCTGGGTGCCCGCGCCGACGCTGATCGAGCTGGGCGTGTGGAGCTTCGTGCTGCTTACGATTCTTGTCGTGGCGGGCTCGTCGAATGCGGTGAACCTGACCGATGGGATGGACGGCCTGGCGAGCGGGATCATGGTGATTGTCGCGGTGGCGTTCATGATTCTTGCGCTGATCGCCGGCCTGGGCGATGGCTCGCTGGCGAAGTGGCTGCTCGTGCCTTACATCCCGCTGACCGATGAGTTGGCGGTGGTCGCCGGGGCGATGGTCGGGGCGTGCCTGGGCTTTTTATGGTTCAACTGTTCGCCCGCGCAGGTGTTCATGGGCGATACGGGTTCGCTGCCGTTGGGCGGGCTGATTGGCTTCATCGCGATCGCGATTCGGCAGGAGTTTCTGCTGCTGATCATCGGCGGCGTGTTCGTGATGGTCGCGGTGAGCGTGATCCTACAGGTCGGCTACTTCAAGATCTCCGGCGGCAAGCGCATCTTCCGCTGTGCGCCGATCCACCATCACTTCCACCTCGGCGGCTGGACGGAGCAGCAGGTGGTCGTCCGCTTCTGGCTGATGACGGCGCTGCTGGCGGCGATCGCACTGGCGACGATCAAGCTGCGGTGAAGGTTGAAGGCGACCCACGGATGCCATCCGTGGGCTTTGGCGATTCGCGGTGTGAGGATGGGATGGCCTTATCGGCCGCGGCGGGGGGCGCGGTTCTGGTCGCCGCCGTTGCCGCCTGCACCTTCCTGGAAGATCTGGTTCATGTCCTGTGCGGCGGCGAGCACGAGCTCGTTTCGGCCGGTGTCGAGTCGATAGACCAGAAGCATGGCGGAGGAGTTTTCGAGGACGAAGAGGGCTTCCTCTTCGGTGCGTGCGCGGGCAGTGAGGAGGGTGAAGTTTTCGCGGGCGATGACCTGTCCGCCATAGGCCTGGCTGGTGAGGCCGGCGTCGTGGCGGTCGCCGAGCTGGACGACGAGCAGGCCGGCGAGGAGGAAGGCGGAGGCGACGAGGCTGAAGCAGGCGAGTTGGATGCGTGTCATCGGAGGATCTCCGGTTGAAAGTCGGTGGTGGCGGGGCGCGGGTGTGGCGATGGGCTCAGCGGCCGTTCATGACGTCGCGGAGGTCATCGCTGACGCGTCGGCCGTCGATGAAGTTCAGGTCGCCGGTGCGGGAGTCGAAGCGGGCGACGACCATCTGCGAGCTTTGCATTTCGATGATGTAGACGGCGGCCTGGGGCCCGCGGGCCTGCACTTCGCCGGCGATCATGAGGAACTGGCGCGGCCCGGCGAACTGGGCTTCCGCCTGGCTGGGCGAGAACGCCGTGACGACCAGCGCCGCCAGCAGCACGGCATTGATCAGGATCAGCGAGGCCAGAGAGCGTTGGTTCATCGGTGTTACTCCGCAAACGGAAGGTGGACGGCGGGGCGAACAGCAGTATGCCCGCCGGTTGGTTCGGTGTGGATCAGTCCTGATGCGTTCGCCGAGAGCTTAGAAAGCTCACGCTGCCGGCGAGCAGGCAGAGCAGCAGCGACAACACCAGCGGAACCCACTGCTGCGTTTCCGGCGCGGGCGAGACATCGTCTTGCGCCAGGGCCGGGGCGGCTGTGACAGCGAACAGCATCGGAACGGCGAAAAGGAGACGCTTGAGCATGCCTGAATCATAAGCTGCGCAGCAGCGAGTGTAAATGGCCAGACGGCGGGGGGTGGGGGGGGGAAGAAGGGTTTCTGGTTTGTGGTTTCTCGTTTCTGGTTGGTGATTTGTGGTTTTTGGTTGGTGGTGTGTGGTTGGTTGGGGGGGCGGGCAAGGGGAAATTGAATCGTGGAAATCGGCGATTCGGCTTCACTCGGTGCTACGATTCGGGGGAAGGGAGTATGTCATGGCATTTGGTGAGAAAGCCGGCTCGTTCTGGTCGGCGACGAAAGAGGTGTTCGGGCGATTTACGAGCGATCAGCCATTCCAACTCGCGGCGGCGCTGTCGTTTTACCTGCTGCTGTCACTCGCGCCGCTGCTGCTGGTGGTGGTGGGTGTGGCGGGGCTGGTGCTCGGCGAGCAGGCGGCGCGAGGAGAGCTGGTCGAGCAGATTGAAGGCACGGTCGGCACGGAAGGGGCCGAGGCGGTGCAGACCGTGCTTGCCCATGCCGAGCAGATCGGCGGCGGGGCGGTGTCGCTGACGATCGGGCTGGTGACGTTGCTGGTCGGGGCGACCACGGTGTTTGCGCAATTGCAGAACTCGTTGAACCAGATCTGGCGGGTGCAGCCGAGCCCGAAAAAGAGCAACGCGGTGTGGACGTTTATCCGTACACGGCTGCTGGCGCTGGGGGTGGTGGTGATGATCGGTATTTTGCTGCTGGCGTCGCTGATCACGTCGAGCGTGCTGGCAGGGATGCAGGAACAGGTGGATGCCTGGCTGCCGGGGCTGGGGGTAACGTCGCGGGTGTTGGATCTGGTGTTCACGCTGGTGGTGATGACGGTATTGATCGCACTGGTGTTCAAGTTTCTGCCG
The Phycisphaerales bacterium AB-hyl4 genome window above contains:
- a CDS encoding YihY/virulence factor BrkB family protein, encoding MAFGEKAGSFWSATKEVFGRFTSDQPFQLAAALSFYLLLSLAPLLLVVVGVAGLVLGEQAARGELVEQIEGTVGTEGAEAVQTVLAHAEQIGGGAVSLTIGLVTLLVGATTVFAQLQNSLNQIWRVQPSPKKSNAVWTFIRTRLLALGVVVMIGILLLASLITSSVLAGMQEQVDAWLPGLGVTSRVLDLVFTLVVMTVLIALVFKFLPDVKIAWRDVWVGAAVTGVLFGIGKFAIGAYLGQAGIGSAYGAAGSLVVLLVWVYYSALILFFGAEITHVYARRVGANIQPADYAERTDRAPGEPSGERRGDDESEPRAAA
- a CDS encoding Mur ligase family protein, which gives rise to MRLDQLIADLTVRVARGDARRDVRDLTDDSRQASPDCLFIARTGADADGRSFILDAIARGATAVLAESPLPDDLPEHVTLLSADQVDQRLAGLLASRLFGQPHEKLRLIGITGTNGKTTTAWIVRHLLESAGLRCGLIGTVAVDVGEVSRSEFRVSSSDDAPATTTAAPPNSKLKTPNSELPQNTTPGAIEFVRLLSRMVANGCQAAVAEVSSHALHQGRADALRFDAVVFTNLSGDHLDYHQTMAAYAEAKAHLFTLLKPIGRAIVNADDQYAEAMLAAAPEGARVVRCSRLETGSAGDSADIVSDVQRVGATVLHASAEGSDARFDGPWGSMQVMLPLVGPHNVMNTLQAIAAAHAVCDLGSTLRQALTTCPPVPGRLEKVPSSEFRVSSSDDAPVSTTGTPPNSKLPTVLVDYAHTHDALDNVLRALRPLTKGRLIVLFGCGGDRDRTKRPKMARVAQQWADVIFVTSDNPRTEDPQSIIDDITEGFTSSPEAARLKPRCPAPETTPASIPTIHIEPDRARAIRAAIDAGGADDTVLLAGKGHEDYQILGKDKHHFDDREHAAAALARWRSDRSSPASVVETSTPPCQS
- the murF gene encoding UDP-N-acetylmuramoyl-tripeptide--D-alanyl-D-alanine ligase, which translates into the protein MHTPATIPPQPPSSDHESDDALGMARRFWTPRHIAEVTGGRWLRKPSDLDRPLAGLSIDTRTIGADEVFLAIVGPRFDGHNFLPAAAAAGAAMAIVEEVSSSDDVADSKLPLLHVDSAVEALHRLAGAWRDVLAAAGCRVIAVVGSNGKTTTRHLVHTALNKSVVSGSKADDQSSQRETRDQKAETAAQRLEGTQSPRSFNNHLGVPLTLLAARAEHDFVVAEIGTNHPGEIAALASIARPSAAVITSVGREHMEHFGTLEAVAREEAAVLDHLVEQGLAVIEAEAMQRIAGVRAMPEHVHVVRFGEGDDADVRYENLSETPVGLRFDVVGDAVSASNQTSKVGREAMTLPLLGRHNASNALAAVVVGRWMGVSLDELAKQLAGTSAVPGRLEVRRVGLPTAAVLVLHDAYNANPDSMQAAIRTLVNVQATTADTNQKPKTKNEKPKAAAPRRIAILGDMAELGKHGPDAHRQLGEELVKQGDAIDLVLLVGQLTLFTAEALSRRWPNERVHVLGPLNDAAAQRIADMLKPGDIVLLKASRSVALERVLPAIEQRFAT
- the mraY gene encoding phospho-N-acetylmuramoyl-pentapeptide-transferase — its product is MLYLLVDRFRDWIEQTPLLSGLRVFQFVEFRAIMAVIIAFGIVVLLGNRTIRWLLTQKIGDNPEFYHKDLNQIMRQKANTPTMGGILIAGAIFGTTLLLANLASFYVAMAMICLVWLFLMGLVDDWLKLTSARRKPGSREGLYSGEKLLLQIGLAVVLGLFTHHHGGQKFEIDERPMVAAIASDDADAIAYQREQQQRDLREIQAMSRSLNLPFLKSWVQEDDRWVPAPTLIELGVWSFVLLTILVVAGSSNAVNLTDGMDGLASGIMVIVAVAFMILALIAGLGDGSLAKWLLVPYIPLTDELAVVAGAMVGACLGFLWFNCSPAQVFMGDTGSLPLGGLIGFIAIAIRQEFLLLIIGGVFVMVAVSVILQVGYFKISGGKRIFRCAPIHHHFHLGGWTEQQVVVRFWLMTALLAAIALATIKLR